From Granulicella sp. WH15, the proteins below share one genomic window:
- a CDS encoding sigma-54 dependent transcriptional regulator: MLNLWDQIPYNKIGEFGDRSGRTGYTPSLHEPVPDWDVTAEIPNPSTSAPVLHLLVVDEDAPVRGACCEIARKMGFAVTAAESLPAARAILQHQKVDLILLDLKSPGGSALSLLEEVKAIHPETNVVVMTAYATVSSAVEAMRIGAGDYLTKPFAVEELATILGRAGDRRQFNLESRRLRDRLRSQGGVAPLIGRSPQMEKLYRILSKVAHSNHPVIILGEGGTGKEAVARSIHFNGPNAAKPFVPVDCGSLVPALVEGELFGYVKGAFPGAMRTKEGLLSVAAGGTVFLDEVADLPLDLQGKLLRALQQKEIRPMGASQAVPISARILAATNRDLSAMVDQGRFRRDLYFRLNVVSLRIPPLRDHKEDIPMLVTHFLERQQKETGTAHSFSDEALRVISEYEWPGNVRELEAAILRACALSSGPVLHTGDLPTELQEFRLESGRNRPARIGEGGASRNLGASQASIQGHSFPAEDSSSLGNGYGMGFAGKREAAGIISIAELEKKAILGTIRQLNGDKLMAARLLGIGKTTLYRKLKEYGFADVN; encoded by the coding sequence ATGCTAAACCTTTGGGACCAGATCCCCTATAACAAGATCGGCGAGTTTGGCGATCGCTCCGGCCGCACCGGTTACACTCCCTCTCTGCACGAACCTGTGCCGGATTGGGACGTCACCGCGGAGATTCCCAACCCCTCGACCTCAGCTCCCGTCCTGCACCTGCTGGTCGTGGATGAAGACGCTCCCGTGCGTGGTGCCTGCTGCGAGATCGCTCGCAAGATGGGCTTCGCCGTGACGGCGGCCGAGAGTCTTCCGGCGGCGAGGGCCATCCTTCAACACCAGAAGGTCGACCTGATCCTGCTTGATCTGAAGTCGCCCGGTGGTTCGGCGCTCTCTCTGCTCGAGGAGGTCAAGGCGATCCATCCCGAGACCAACGTGGTGGTGATGACGGCCTACGCCACCGTGTCGAGCGCGGTGGAGGCCATGCGCATCGGAGCGGGCGATTATCTGACCAAGCCCTTTGCCGTTGAGGAGTTAGCCACGATCCTTGGACGAGCGGGCGACCGTCGCCAGTTCAACCTTGAGAGCCGCCGTCTGCGCGATCGTCTGCGCAGCCAAGGTGGCGTCGCTCCGCTGATCGGCCGCTCGCCCCAGATGGAGAAGCTCTATCGCATCCTGTCCAAGGTCGCTCACTCCAACCACCCGGTCATCATTCTGGGTGAGGGCGGCACGGGCAAGGAGGCGGTGGCGCGCTCCATCCACTTCAACGGCCCCAACGCCGCTAAGCCCTTTGTGCCGGTCGACTGCGGCTCGCTGGTTCCGGCGCTGGTCGAAGGCGAGTTGTTCGGCTATGTGAAGGGAGCGTTTCCCGGCGCGATGCGCACCAAGGAGGGATTGCTCTCGGTCGCCGCTGGGGGCACGGTATTCCTCGATGAGGTGGCGGACCTTCCACTAGACCTTCAAGGAAAGCTGCTGCGGGCATTGCAGCAGAAGGAGATACGTCCCATGGGGGCATCGCAGGCCGTGCCTATCTCGGCGCGTATCCTGGCCGCGACTAACCGCGATCTGAGCGCGATGGTGGATCAGGGGCGGTTCCGCCGCGACCTGTACTTCCGGCTCAACGTGGTTAGCCTGAGGATTCCGCCGCTCCGCGACCACAAGGAGGACATCCCCATGTTGGTGACGCACTTCCTGGAGCGCCAGCAGAAGGAGACGGGCACAGCCCACAGCTTCTCGGACGAGGCCCTGCGGGTCATCTCCGAGTACGAGTGGCCGGGCAACGTGCGCGAGTTGGAGGCAGCGATCCTGCGCGCCTGCGCTCTCTCTTCCGGGCCGGTCCTGCACACGGGCGACCTGCCGACGGAGTTGCAGGAGTTCCGTTTGGAGTCCGGCAGAAATCGTCCAGCCCGGATTGGTGAAGGCGGTGCATCTAGAAACCTGGGGGCGTCTCAGGCCTCCATTCAGGGGCACTCCTTTCCTGCGGAGGACTCCTCCAGCCTGGGGAATGGCTACGGGATGGGCTTTGCGGGAAAACGGGAGGCTGCGGGGATCATCTCCATCGCCGAGTTGGAGAAGAAGGCGATCCTTGGCACCATCCGCCAGCTAAACGGCGACAAGCTGATGGCGGCGCGGCTGCTCGGCATCGGTAAGACGACCCTGTATCGCAAGCTCAAGGAGTATGGGTTTGCAGACGTGAACTGA
- the rph gene encoding ribonuclease PH → MGFESQIFRPDSRAADALRTVTITPGYISTAEGSVLIEAGNTRVLCNATVETGVPGWMRNSGRGWVTAEYGMLPRATLTRSARESERGKIGGRTHEIQRLIGRSLRSVVDMRALGERTIILDCDVLQADGGTRTTAITGASVALAIALGKLVQAGTLKSSPLKQMIAATSVGIVDGNTLLDLAYEEDSRATVDMNVVMLADGGLVETQATAEKDSYSRAQLNELLDLAEGGIRTLFTLQQEALAKAL, encoded by the coding sequence ATGGGTTTTGAGTCACAGATCTTCCGTCCTGACAGCCGCGCCGCCGATGCACTTCGCACCGTAACGATTACTCCCGGGTACATCTCGACCGCCGAAGGTTCGGTGCTGATCGAGGCCGGTAACACGCGCGTGTTGTGCAACGCCACCGTGGAGACGGGGGTTCCGGGGTGGATGCGCAACTCCGGCCGGGGCTGGGTGACGGCTGAGTACGGCATGTTGCCGCGGGCGACGTTGACCCGGAGCGCGCGCGAGTCCGAACGCGGCAAGATCGGCGGGCGCACGCACGAGATTCAGCGGCTGATCGGCCGCTCGTTGCGGTCGGTGGTGGATATGCGAGCGCTGGGCGAGCGCACCATCATACTGGACTGCGACGTGCTACAGGCCGACGGAGGCACGCGCACGACGGCGATCACCGGAGCGTCGGTGGCGCTGGCGATCGCGCTGGGCAAGCTGGTGCAGGCGGGGACGCTAAAGAGCTCTCCGCTGAAGCAGATGATCGCGGCGACCTCGGTTGGAATCGTCGACGGCAATACGTTGCTCGATCTGGCGTACGAGGAGGACTCGCGCGCCACGGTCGATATGAATGTGGTGATGCTGGCCGACGGCGGACTGGTGGAGACGCAGGCGACAGCCGAGAAGGACTCCTACAGCCGGGCGCAGTTGAACGAGCTGCTCGACCTGGCCGAGGGCGGTATTCGCACGCTATTCACGCTGCAACAGGAAGCTCTGGCAAAGGCTCTTTAA
- a CDS encoding nitrite/sulfite reductase, with protein sequence MPEVATAAAVTSAPKETKAQKSERLKLAKNPWEAWDEVRQFALAGRDSVLPEWTGLYFKWWGIYTQGDGVGATGGVGGEGKSTEYFMMRIGLPNGILTSAQLRVIADLTKRHANNLADITTRQNIQLHWLTIQSLVEVTDALTAVGLSPKGACGDVVRNVTGCPLAGIEHTELLDASPLALEIAHKLTANPEFYNLPRKFKITATGCPVWCSYPEINDVALTAIKREVNGLEEIGYTLRVGGGLSTEPHIAVRIPAFIPQDKAYDVVEAVVRIFREQDALRENRTRARIKYLFMRHGWTAETMLEAIEAKLGYKLDPSPVSADVIPDDVYRDHIGVTPQKQAGLSAVGASVLRGRLSGDQLEKLAELAEKYGDGSLRATIMQNIILVNIKNENVRVLVEELKAIELQVEVSPFWRGAIACTGTEFCKLAIAETKAFSKWLVAEMEERLPAFDQQIKLHVTGCTNSCGQHWIADIGLEGKKLKKDGKIVDAFYFCVGGSVGKYARPARALGFRAAAEDCPGAIERLLRGYLAVREPGEDLRSYFNRTDDEHLRAQLNGSFVEPVERDLPPAGGRHVADA encoded by the coding sequence ATGCCCGAAGTTGCCACCGCCGCCGCCGTAACGTCCGCCCCCAAAGAAACCAAGGCCCAGAAGTCCGAGCGCCTGAAGCTGGCGAAGAACCCCTGGGAGGCCTGGGACGAGGTGCGGCAGTTCGCTCTTGCGGGGCGTGACTCGGTACTGCCGGAGTGGACCGGGCTGTACTTCAAGTGGTGGGGCATCTATACCCAGGGCGACGGCGTAGGCGCGACCGGTGGCGTAGGCGGCGAGGGTAAGTCCACGGAATACTTCATGATGCGGATTGGTCTGCCCAACGGCATCCTGACCAGCGCGCAGCTCCGCGTGATCGCCGACCTGACCAAGAGGCACGCGAACAACCTGGCCGACATCACCACCCGCCAGAACATCCAACTGCACTGGCTGACGATCCAGAGCCTGGTTGAGGTGACCGATGCCCTGACCGCCGTCGGCCTCTCGCCCAAAGGTGCTTGCGGCGACGTGGTCCGCAACGTGACCGGTTGCCCGCTGGCCGGGATCGAGCACACCGAGCTGCTCGACGCCAGCCCGTTGGCGCTCGAGATCGCCCACAAGCTGACAGCCAACCCCGAGTTCTACAATCTGCCGCGCAAGTTCAAGATCACGGCGACCGGCTGCCCGGTCTGGTGCTCGTACCCGGAGATCAACGACGTCGCCCTGACGGCGATCAAGCGCGAGGTGAACGGTCTAGAGGAGATCGGCTACACACTGCGCGTCGGCGGAGGTCTCTCCACCGAGCCGCACATCGCCGTCCGCATCCCTGCCTTCATCCCGCAGGACAAGGCTTATGACGTGGTCGAGGCGGTCGTGCGCATCTTCCGCGAGCAGGACGCGCTGCGCGAGAACCGCACTCGCGCCCGCATCAAGTACCTCTTTATGCGTCACGGCTGGACGGCTGAAACGATGCTCGAAGCCATCGAGGCCAAGCTGGGCTACAAACTCGATCCGTCGCCGGTCTCGGCCGACGTGATCCCCGACGACGTCTACCGCGACCACATCGGCGTCACGCCGCAGAAACAGGCGGGGCTGTCGGCGGTGGGTGCGAGCGTGCTGCGCGGGCGGCTCTCGGGCGATCAGCTGGAGAAGCTGGCCGAGCTGGCGGAGAAGTACGGCGACGGCAGTCTGCGCGCCACCATCATGCAGAACATCATTCTGGTCAACATCAAGAACGAAAATGTTCGCGTGTTAGTTGAAGAATTGAAGGCAATCGAGCTTCAGGTCGAGGTTTCGCCCTTCTGGCGCGGAGCTATCGCCTGCACCGGCACCGAGTTCTGCAAGCTGGCCATTGCCGAGACCAAGGCGTTCTCGAAGTGGCTCGTGGCCGAGATGGAGGAGCGCCTGCCCGCCTTCGACCAGCAGATCAAGCTGCACGTGACCGGATGCACGAACTCCTGCGGACAGCACTGGATCGCAGATATCGGGCTTGAAGGAAAGAAACTGAAGAAGGACGGCAAGATCGTCGATGCGTTCTACTTCTGCGTCGGCGGCTCGGTGGGCAAGTACGCCCGTCCGGCACGGGCGCTGGGCTTCCGCGCCGCCGCCGAAGACTGCCCCGGTGCGATTGAGCGTCTGCTGCGCGGCTACCTGGCCGTACGCGAGCCGGGCGAGGACCTGCGCTCGTACTTCAACCGCACCGACGACGAGCATCTGCGGGCGCAGCTCAACGGCAGCTTCGTCGAGCCGGTGGAGCGGGATCTGCCTCCGGCTGGCGGAAGGCACGTCGCGGACGCGTAG
- a CDS encoding bifunctional precorrin-2 dehydrogenase/sirohydrochlorin ferrochelatase, which translates to MDLFPIFLKLTGRRCLVVGAGNLAASKIESLRAGHADVTVIAPEAGEAVAELAASGEVTWIKRAFEAGDVAEGTFLVVTATNIGAVNRAVYLEAQEKNVLCNAVDDPPFCDFYFPSVVRRGDLQIAISTAGASPALAQRLRKEINAQLPLDTGDWLTDLGNLRREVVQMEPLNEERKLLLHQLAQREVCGYDGCPSRVMARAHAKTNPLPETSK; encoded by the coding sequence ATGGACTTGTTTCCGATCTTCCTGAAGCTGACTGGCCGACGCTGTCTTGTGGTGGGCGCGGGTAATCTTGCCGCGAGCAAGATCGAGTCGTTGCGGGCGGGTCACGCCGACGTGACCGTGATCGCGCCGGAGGCCGGAGAGGCTGTCGCCGAGTTGGCGGCCAGCGGCGAGGTGACTTGGATCAAACGAGCGTTTGAGGCTGGCGACGTCGCCGAGGGCACGTTTCTGGTGGTCACAGCTACGAATATCGGGGCAGTCAACCGGGCGGTCTACCTGGAGGCGCAGGAGAAAAACGTACTCTGCAACGCGGTGGACGACCCGCCGTTTTGCGACTTCTACTTCCCTTCCGTGGTGCGACGCGGCGACCTTCAGATTGCGATTTCGACCGCTGGGGCCAGTCCGGCGCTTGCGCAACGGCTGCGCAAGGAGATCAACGCACAGCTTCCGCTCGACACCGGCGATTGGCTGACCGACCTGGGCAATCTGCGCCGGGAGGTGGTCCAGATGGAGCCGCTGAACGAGGAGCGGAAGCTCCTTCTGCACCAGTTGGCGCAACGTGAGGTCTGTGGATACGACGGTTGTCCGAGCCGGGTGATGGCCCGTGCCCACGCAAAGACGAATCCCCTGCCTGAGACTTCGAAGTGA
- the cobA gene encoding uroporphyrinogen-III C-methyltransferase, with the protein MTVEPDSRTLYRPAPTGVTANPAAAAGTVYLVGAGPGDPNLLTLRALRLLETADVILPDDLVSDQILQLTHQDSEIIPVGKRCGQPRITQAGIHELMLHHAGLGRSVVRLKSGDPLVFGRAGEEIEALRTAGIPFEIVSGITAAFAVAASLKTPLTDRAAASKLILATAHHAAGKTNLIPSWQGAFPEEATLVLYMPGRDFEALSRSLMESGIAAETPCVAVSKATTPEEQVCSTTLGGLATAEPGPAPLLLMIGWAIQVGDLA; encoded by the coding sequence GTGACCGTCGAACCGGACTCCCGAACGCTTTATCGCCCTGCTCCTACTGGGGTTACAGCCAATCCAGCGGCAGCAGCAGGAACCGTATACCTGGTCGGCGCGGGTCCGGGTGATCCGAATTTACTTACGTTGCGGGCGTTAAGGCTCTTGGAGACGGCTGACGTTATTCTTCCTGATGACTTGGTTTCAGACCAAATACTTCAACTGACACATCAAGATTCGGAGATTATTCCCGTTGGTAAGCGCTGCGGACAACCCCGTATTACACAGGCTGGAATCCACGAGTTGATGTTGCACCACGCTGGATTGGGACGGTCGGTGGTGCGGCTAAAGTCTGGTGATCCGCTGGTGTTTGGACGGGCAGGTGAGGAGATCGAGGCGCTGCGGACAGCGGGGATTCCGTTCGAGATCGTGTCGGGAATCACGGCGGCCTTTGCTGTGGCGGCCTCGCTCAAGACTCCCCTGACCGACCGGGCGGCAGCCTCGAAGCTGATTCTGGCGACGGCCCACCACGCGGCGGGTAAGACGAACCTGATCCCAAGCTGGCAGGGAGCATTTCCGGAAGAGGCTACCCTGGTGCTCTACATGCCGGGGAGGGACTTCGAGGCGCTGTCACGGAGCCTGATGGAGTCAGGGATCGCCGCCGAAACTCCGTGCGTGGCGGTGTCGAAGGCCACGACGCCGGAGGAACAGGTCTGCTCCACAACGCTGGGCGGACTGGCGACGGCGGAGCCGGGACCGGCTCCCCTGCTGTTGATGATCGGATGGGCGATTCAGGTTGGGGATCTAGCCTAG
- a CDS encoding phenylalanine 4-monooxygenase has product MNVLEPVSASNSGGLRVALPYLIEQDWAAYTPEQHAVWGELVGRRMPQLRQHACREYLDGFEQIGLQESHLPDLKAISARLRPRTGWESTPVSGFLPGDAFFEMLAARRFPTTTWLRSREAMEYTPEPDIFHDVFGHVPMHAHPVFGDFLQHYGQLCAAQPDPVTLERLGRLFWFTVEFGLIRERGEIKVYGSGLISSHGECTRVLAGGCEIRDFNLDAVLNQEFDTGAMQPVLYAVESFDQIYEATKQAEARLG; this is encoded by the coding sequence TTGAACGTCCTTGAACCTGTCAGCGCCTCAAACTCCGGCGGCCTTCGCGTAGCCCTGCCGTACCTCATCGAGCAGGACTGGGCCGCTTACACGCCCGAGCAGCACGCCGTCTGGGGCGAGCTGGTCGGACGCCGTATGCCTCAACTGCGCCAGCACGCCTGCCGGGAGTACCTCGACGGCTTCGAGCAGATCGGCTTGCAGGAGTCGCACCTGCCCGACCTCAAGGCCATCAGCGCGCGCCTGCGCCCTCGCACCGGCTGGGAGTCCACACCGGTCAGCGGTTTCTTGCCGGGAGATGCCTTCTTCGAGATGCTCGCCGCCCGCCGGTTTCCCACCACCACCTGGCTGCGCTCACGCGAGGCGATGGAGTATACCCCCGAGCCGGATATCTTCCACGACGTCTTCGGCCACGTCCCCATGCACGCGCACCCGGTCTTCGGAGACTTCCTCCAGCACTACGGCCAGCTTTGCGCTGCGCAGCCCGATCCCGTGACGCTCGAGCGCCTGGGCCGCCTCTTCTGGTTCACGGTCGAGTTCGGGCTCATCCGCGAGCGGGGCGAGATCAAGGTATACGGCAGCGGCCTCATCAGCTCGCACGGTGAGTGCACCCGTGTATTGGCCGGTGGTTGCGAGATTCGCGACTTCAATCTGGATGCGGTGCTGAACCAGGAGTTCGATACCGGAGCCATGCAGCCGGTTCTGTATGCGGTAGAGTCCTTCGACCAGATCTACGAGGCCACCAAGCAGGCAGAGGCGCGGCTAGGCTAG
- the flgL gene encoding flagellar hook-associated protein FlgL — translation MRVDPNYANNLVQSLGQVSLSEQNLTQELSSGLRVSTLSDDPVAVAQSSLFSASLGNLDSFVKSSTAEQSQLTFTDSTLGEVVTQLTSAISLATGAANGTNNSANLSSAATEATGIRDQVLALANTSYQGQHLFSGSQGNTTPFTLDSSTNPATVTYQGDDKTQNIATPNGQKVQLNLPGDAVFSSALTSLNQLVSDLTSGNTAGIATDSSALSAALSGVSRQRSVLDNSLSQLTNDSTYANTQVATLTAAQTTLISADPAQVATDLSNSEVQQKALDSVISSLSQNGLFSYLQP, via the coding sequence ATGCGCGTCGATCCTAACTATGCCAATAACCTCGTCCAGTCCCTCGGGCAGGTCAGCCTCAGCGAACAGAACCTCACCCAGGAGCTATCGAGCGGCCTGCGCGTCTCCACCCTCTCCGACGATCCGGTCGCAGTCGCCCAAAGCTCGCTCTTCTCCGCATCCTTGGGCAATCTGGACTCGTTCGTCAAATCCTCCACGGCCGAGCAGAGCCAGTTGACCTTCACCGACTCGACCCTCGGCGAGGTGGTAACACAGCTTACCTCGGCGATCTCGCTCGCCACCGGAGCCGCCAACGGAACCAACAACAGCGCGAACCTCTCCTCGGCGGCGACCGAGGCCACCGGCATCCGCGACCAGGTGCTGGCGCTGGCCAACACCAGCTACCAGGGGCAACACCTCTTCAGCGGCAGCCAGGGCAACACCACTCCGTTTACGCTGGACTCCTCGACCAACCCCGCCACGGTCACCTACCAGGGCGACGACAAGACCCAGAATATCGCCACGCCCAACGGACAGAAGGTCCAGCTCAACCTTCCGGGCGACGCGGTCTTCTCCTCGGCACTGACAAGCCTCAACCAGCTCGTCAGCGACCTGACCAGCGGCAATACCGCCGGGATCGCCACCGACAGCTCCGCGCTCTCCGCCGCGCTCTCGGGCGTCAGCCGGCAGCGCAGCGTCCTCGATAACTCGCTGAGCCAGCTGACCAACGACTCCACCTACGCCAATACTCAGGTGGCCACGCTCACCGCCGCGCAGACCACGCTCATCTCTGCCGACCCGGCTCAGGTGGCTACGGACCTCAGCAACTCCGAGGTCCAGCAGAAGGCGCTCGACAGCGTCATCTCCAGCCTGAGCCAGAACGGGCTCTTCAGTTACCTGCAGCCGTAG
- the flgK gene encoding flagellar hook-associated protein FlgK: MATLTSLTDIATSALAADQYALNTTANNVANQNTPGYTREVVSWQAGDTVNVGGQAEAQPPTVSETSQRDRVLEQRVQQQTQDTSASGARSSVLTSIEGIFSLSSSSTSSADTPIGTALNFFFSSLTALSTNPADASTRQGVLSAAGNLASAFNSASSQLSSISSSIGSELTSSTSEVNSLTKTIASLNAQIASQSPNSDAGTLEDQRQNAIAQLSGLIGLDQITTENNGITLTTTSGAVLVTGSTSSNISVSNTGSGFQVTDATGNNVSAGLQGGSIGGLLTAQSTDLPAAANALDQLAYTLGSAINAQNEAGNASDGTPGQAIFSLPTTATGAAGAISVIPTSVTAIATAATDEGSTGNTNALALANVQNTVGGNGLTFAGTYAALIGQVGNSASSVNAENTGQQATLTTLTSQRDSLSAVSLDEEASNLTVYQRSYQAAAKIFSVADSLAVSALNLGEQTTVS, from the coding sequence ATGGCAACTCTGACCTCGCTCACCGACATCGCCACCTCCGCCCTGGCCGCGGACCAGTACGCCCTGAACACCACCGCCAACAACGTGGCCAACCAGAACACCCCCGGCTACACCCGGGAGGTGGTCTCGTGGCAGGCTGGCGATACGGTCAACGTCGGCGGCCAGGCCGAGGCCCAGCCGCCCACCGTCTCGGAGACCTCTCAGCGCGACCGGGTGCTCGAGCAGCGTGTCCAGCAGCAGACCCAGGACACGTCGGCCAGCGGCGCACGCTCCTCGGTCCTCACCTCAATTGAAGGCATCTTCAGCCTCAGCTCCAGCAGCACCTCCTCGGCCGACACCCCCATCGGCACCGCGTTGAACTTCTTCTTCAGCTCGCTGACCGCCCTCTCGACCAACCCCGCCGACGCCTCCACCCGCCAGGGCGTGCTCTCGGCCGCGGGCAATCTGGCCTCGGCATTCAACTCCGCCTCCTCCCAGCTCAGCAGCATCAGCTCCTCCATCGGCTCCGAGCTTACAAGCTCGACCTCGGAGGTCAACTCGCTGACCAAGACCATCGCCTCGCTCAACGCCCAGATCGCCTCGCAGAGCCCCAACTCCGACGCCGGAACCCTCGAAGACCAGCGCCAGAACGCCATCGCCCAGCTCTCCGGCCTCATCGGGCTGGACCAGATCACGACCGAGAACAACGGCATCACCCTGACCACCACCAGCGGAGCCGTGCTGGTCACCGGCTCCACCAGCTCCAACATCTCGGTCTCCAACACCGGCAGCGGCTTCCAGGTCACGGACGCCACCGGCAACAACGTCAGCGCGGGACTTCAGGGTGGCAGCATCGGCGGCCTGCTCACCGCGCAGTCCACCGATCTCCCCGCCGCCGCCAACGCGCTCGACCAGTTGGCCTACACCCTGGGCAGCGCGATCAACGCCCAGAACGAGGCGGGCAACGCCTCGGACGGCACTCCCGGCCAGGCCATCTTCTCGTTGCCCACCACGGCCACCGGAGCAGCGGGCGCGATCAGCGTCATTCCGACCTCGGTGACGGCCATCGCCACCGCCGCCACGGACGAGGGCTCGACCGGCAACACCAACGCCCTCGCGCTCGCCAACGTGCAGAACACGGTCGGCGGCAACGGCCTGACCTTCGCAGGCACCTACGCCGCGCTGATCGGTCAGGTGGGCAACTCGGCCTCCTCCGTCAACGCGGAGAACACCGGTCAGCAAGCCACCCTGACCACCCTGACCAGCCAGCGCGACAGCCTCTCGGCGGTCTCGCTCGACGAAGAGGCTTCGAACCTGACTGTCTACCAGCGTTCTTACCAGGCTGCGGCCAAGATCTTCTCGGTGGCTGACTCCCTCGCCGTCAGCGCGCTCAACCTCGGCGAACAGACAACCGTCTCTTAG
- the flgM gene encoding flagellar biosynthesis anti-sigma factor FlgM, which translates to MNLSSSITGGVTSTIAPPQALHSSYAPDPGLEDSTPAASGSNQPDQATLSSASSFISQAVGSSSPDSDVRTEKIAALQQAIADGTYNVSASDVADKIIGSLLR; encoded by the coding sequence ATGAACCTCAGCAGTAGCATCACCGGCGGCGTCACCAGCACGATCGCCCCGCCCCAGGCACTTCACAGCTCCTACGCGCCGGATCCCGGCTTAGAGGACAGTACCCCGGCGGCATCGGGCAGCAACCAGCCCGACCAGGCGACTCTCAGCTCCGCCAGCAGCTTCATCTCCCAGGCCGTCGGCAGCTCCAGCCCCGACTCCGATGTGCGGACCGAGAAGATCGCCGCCCTGCAACAGGCCATTGCCGACGGTACCTACAACGTCTCGGCGAGCGACGTCGCCGACAAGATCATCGGCTCGCTACTGCGCTAG
- a CDS encoding rod-binding protein translates to MTITPIDSTPVDSTQSDRQQQSKLVDGARQFEAMLLGEMLKPLHFGEAAGADDADGDSSGGANDTLRSMGVEALTKSLASGPGFGIAKQIIQQVNREDHSKKIKS, encoded by the coding sequence ATGACCATCACTCCCATTGATTCCACCCCCGTCGATTCAACCCAGTCCGACCGCCAGCAGCAGTCCAAACTCGTAGACGGAGCCCGCCAGTTTGAAGCCATGCTCCTGGGCGAGATGTTGAAGCCACTCCACTTCGGCGAGGCCGCCGGGGCCGACGATGCCGACGGCGACTCCAGTGGAGGAGCCAACGATACCCTCCGCTCCATGGGGGTAGAGGCGCTCACAAAGTCACTGGCCAGCGGTCCGGGCTTTGGCATCGCAAAGCAGATCATCCAGCAGGTGAACAGGGAAGATCATTCGAAAAAAATAAAATCGTAA
- a CDS encoding flagellar basal body P-ring protein FlgI — protein sequence MLVPRCLAVEATSLNSGSSVRQARVKDISTIEGIRDNQLVGYGLVVGLEGTGDSQQTTFPVQTLASMLLRMGVSVPAASIRVQNLAAVFVAASLPAFSRPGTKLDITVSSAGDARSLEGGLLLMTPLYGADGKIYAQAQGPLVVGGYSVSVNGNTRQLNHPNTARVPLGATVERGLAVDLTNRTQFSILLNEADFHSAESMATAINAELGRPAARAYDSRRVDLEVLKTDDVPVLLSRVEAVEVSVFPRARVIVNERTGTVVIGGTVVLQPVSILHGGFAVNVVTEFKVSQPGPYASGTTQVVPVTRVDARDRPVNSIELKQGATVDDLVRNLQTIGATSRDVISILQAMKSAGALEAELEVL from the coding sequence TTGCTTGTGCCCCGCTGCCTTGCGGTCGAGGCGACCTCTCTCAACAGCGGCTCCTCCGTCCGTCAGGCGCGGGTCAAGGACATCTCGACCATCGAAGGCATCCGCGATAATCAGCTCGTCGGTTATGGGTTGGTAGTCGGCCTCGAAGGCACAGGAGACAGCCAACAGACCACCTTCCCGGTCCAGACCCTGGCCTCGATGCTGCTGCGCATGGGCGTCAGCGTCCCGGCAGCCAGCATCCGCGTCCAGAACCTCGCGGCGGTCTTCGTCGCGGCGTCGCTGCCCGCGTTTTCGCGTCCGGGAACGAAGCTCGACATCACCGTCTCCTCGGCCGGAGACGCCCGCTCGCTCGAAGGCGGCCTGCTGCTGATGACGCCGCTCTACGGGGCCGACGGCAAGATCTACGCGCAGGCTCAGGGTCCGCTGGTGGTAGGGGGATACTCGGTGAGCGTCAACGGCAACACCCGGCAGTTGAACCACCCCAATACCGCCCGCGTGCCGCTGGGAGCCACGGTCGAGCGCGGCCTGGCCGTCGACCTGACTAACCGCACGCAGTTCTCCATCCTGCTCAACGAGGCCGACTTTCACAGCGCCGAGTCCATGGCCACGGCCATCAACGCCGAGCTGGGCCGTCCCGCCGCCCGCGCCTACGACAGCCGCCGCGTCGATCTCGAGGTGCTCAAGACGGACGACGTGCCGGTGCTGCTCTCGCGGGTGGAAGCAGTGGAGGTATCGGTCTTTCCCCGCGCCCGGGTCATCGTTAACGAACGCACAGGAACGGTGGTCATCGGGGGTACGGTGGTGCTGCAACCGGTCTCCATCCTGCATGGAGGCTTCGCGGTCAACGTCGTCACCGAGTTCAAGGTCTCGCAGCCCGGACCCTACGCCAGCGGCACCACGCAGGTCGTGCCCGTCACCCGCGTCGACGCCCGGGACCGCCCCGTCAACAGCATCGAGCTGAAGCAGGGTGCCACGGTGGACGACCTCGTCCGCAACCTCCAGACCATCGGGGCCACCTCCCGCGACGTCATCTCCATCCTGCAAGCGATGAAGTCCGCCGGAGCCCTCGAGGCGGAGCTGGAAGTTCTCTAA